A genomic segment from Bombus affinis isolate iyBomAffi1 chromosome 13, iyBomAffi1.2, whole genome shotgun sequence encodes:
- the LOC126923636 gene encoding uncharacterized protein LOC126923636, producing MWNRKVFIRIIEVMLCLACVVALRVTDDESRRVFHYLRSRSREWSLLNNVTWGAIGAALATATCGGYIIITTGLLIAAATGELDGRKTEIFFLGLGVILFGIVGALSLASIENVPEDLIDNAAVFGALCLLTALVFIADLLMSTPKKKDKHGMTELLTDKRAKRQITTTLASEKETKSLKISSPQVSKNDDSGTINDGFEKVDERHQKSSGQEQSEDPRKWEQNRSSKQRSKDSYEDEGTGNFSREYGEPKEYTQNFENGRALRDSKMYRDSEMQKAMSRDSYRTDHGMEAPTVVYKVHDIYQRPVDEIDTPRFPTETNHKSEPIFAKIVNPSVKIMKVERDVDEAIEGYRYSNTSQYDNVPVRMKGMSPKSQKKNRDVSFNIPPPPKGYGKEFDQRKDEIEILEECFTSLRTASTGTQTLNIRTPSSPTDPGYVKHTASNWPHETKMKTPGSSPSRSKN from the exons atGTGGAATCGCAAGGTATTCATCAGGATTATCGAAGTG ATGCTTTGCCTTGCCTGCGTGGTGGCACTCAGGGTAACTGATGACGAAAGCCGAAGAGTGTTTCATTATTTGAGAAGTCGTAGCAGAGAATGGTCCCTTTTGAATAACGTCACATGGGGCGCCATAG GCGCCGCTCTTGCAACCGCGACTTGTGGTGGTTACATAATAATCACGACGGGTCTTCTTATTGCTGCTGCAACAGGAGAGCTAGATGGTCGAAAGACG GAAATATTCTTCCTTGGACTTGGAGTGATTCTTTTCGGTATCGTCGGCGCTTTATCGTTGGCGTCTATTGAAAACGTCCCTGAGGATTTGATAGACAACGCCGCGGTTTTTGGGGCACTGTGCCTGCTAACAGCGTTAGTTTTCATCGCTGACTTGTTAATGAGCACGCCAAAGAAAAAGGACAAGCATGGCATGACAGAACTTCTGACTGATAAAAGAG CTAAACGACAAATAACGACGACTCTGGCCagcgaaaaagaaacaaaatccCTCAAAATAAGCAGTCCTCAGGTTTCCAAAAACGACGACAGTGGCACTATAAATGATGGTTTCGAGAAAGTAGATGAAAGACATCAAAAGAGTTCAGGGCAAGAACAGTCTGAAGATCCGCGAAAATGGGAACAAAATCGTTCCTCTAAGCAGCGTTCAAAAGATTCGTATGAAGATGAAGGAACTGGCAATTTCAGTCGAGAATACGGAGAACCAAAAGAATATACGCAGAATTTTGAAAATGGGAGAGCTCTCCGGGACTCGAAAATGTATCGAGATTCTGAGATGCAAAAAGCTATGAGCAGGGACTCTTATAGAACGGATCATGGAATGGAAGCGCCTACTGTGGTTTATAAGGTTCATGATATTTATCAACGTCCAGTGGATGAAATTGACACGCCTCGTTTTCCAACCGAAACGAATCATAAAAGTGAACCTATATTCGCGAAGATCGTGAATCCTAGTGTGAAGATTATGAAGGTTGAGCGCGATGTGGACGAAGCTATCGAAGGTTACAG ATATTCTAACACTAGTCAGTACGACAATGTGCCAGTTCGAATGAAAGGAATGTCGCCGAAAAGTCAGAAAAAAAATCGTGATGTTTCTTTTAATATTCCGCCGCCGCCAAAGGGTTATGGAAAAGAATTTGACCAGAGAAAAGACGAAATCGAAATACTGGAAGAATGCTTTACTTCGCTCCGAACAGCGAGCACGGGGACACAGACACTCAACATTCGAACACCTTCGTCACCCACTGATCCTGGATATGTTAAACATACCGCCAGTAATTGGCCTCATGAAACGAAAATGAAAACACCTGGTTCGAGTCCAAGTCGCTCGAAGAATTGA